A section of the Campylobacter concisus genome encodes:
- the mqnE gene encoding aminofutalosine synthase MqnE: MMNLLQKLESGERLSKQEAFSLYDLDLFTLAKFADKKRRKLHGNKVFFNVNRHINPTNICADICKFCAFSAHRKNPNPYLMSHEEILKIIDESVSHGVKEIHIVSAHNAKSGWQWYLEIFKKIKAAHPELHVKAMTAAEIDFLSRHYGLSYEEVIEKMLEYGVDSMPGGGAEIFDEEVRAKICKGKVSSENWLKIHKMWHDHGKQSNATMLFGHIESRDNRIDHMLRIRDLQDETGGFNAFIPLVYQRENNYLKDIKFLGSAEILKTLAISRLVLDNVPHIKAYWATSTLNLAMIAQEFGADDLDGTIEKESIQSAAGANSANGVTLKTFCDLIKTSGFTPVERDSLYNELKIY, encoded by the coding sequence ATAATGAATCTATTACAAAAACTAGAAAGTGGCGAGAGATTAAGCAAACAAGAGGCTTTTTCGCTTTATGATCTTGATCTTTTTACGTTAGCTAAATTTGCCGACAAAAAGCGCAGAAAGCTGCACGGCAATAAGGTCTTTTTTAACGTAAATCGCCATATCAATCCAACAAATATCTGCGCTGATATCTGTAAATTTTGTGCGTTTTCAGCCCATAGAAAAAATCCAAATCCATACTTAATGAGTCACGAAGAAATTTTAAAGATCATTGATGAAAGCGTAAGCCACGGCGTAAAGGAGATACACATCGTATCAGCTCACAACGCAAAAAGTGGCTGGCAGTGGTACTTAGAAATTTTTAAAAAGATAAAAGCAGCTCATCCAGAGCTCCATGTAAAAGCGATGACGGCAGCTGAGATCGACTTTTTATCAAGACATTATGGCTTAAGCTATGAAGAAGTGATAGAGAAGATGCTCGAATACGGCGTCGATAGCATGCCAGGCGGCGGGGCTGAAATTTTTGATGAAGAGGTCAGGGCTAAAATTTGCAAAGGCAAAGTAAGTAGCGAAAACTGGCTAAAGATCCATAAAATGTGGCACGATCACGGCAAACAAAGCAACGCAACGATGCTTTTTGGTCACATAGAAAGCCGCGATAACAGGATCGATCACATGCTAAGGATTAGGGACTTGCAAGATGAAACTGGCGGATTTAACGCGTTTATCCCACTAGTTTATCAAAGAGAAAATAACTACCTAAAAGATATTAAATTTCTAGGATCAGCTGAAATTTTAAAGACTCTGGCGATCTCACGTCTTGTGCTAGATAATGTTCCACATATCAAAGCTTACTGGGCTACTTCGACACTAAATCTAGCCATGATAGCTCAGGAATTTGGAGCTGATGATCTTGATGGCACGATAGAAAAAGAGAGCATCCAAAGTGCAGCTGGCGCAAATAGCGCAAACGGCGTTACACTAAAGACATTTTGCGATCTCATAAAAACATCTGGTTTTACGCCAGTTGAGCGTGATAGTTTATATAACGAACTTAAAATTTACTAA
- a CDS encoding NCS2 family permease yields MKFFDLAQNKTSVKQEFGAGLTTFLAMMYIVPVNAIIMSKTGMPYDALITATALITIFSTVLNGLWANTPVAMSVGMGLNAYFTFGLCIGMKVPWQTALGVVFLSGVIFVVLSFTNFRMWIIRSIPLDLRRAISAGIGTFISFVAFQQMGFIVNSDAVLVGIGNFRDPNVLLGVLGLFLVICFWAWKIKGAFILAVLATSVIAWVLGIAPHPTEIFSTPASISPIFLELDIKGALSLALLPVVITFFVTDLFDSIGTLAGVGTRAGIFDENKKDGVVKLEKTLEADAIATVAGSLVGVSTTTSFVESASGVEEGGRTGLTAVFCGLLFILTLFMLPLFKAIPGNAIYPILVMVGVLMFAELASINFKDPAIAVATFFIVVLIPLTYSITNGLAFGFMSYVIVKLIKREFSDINLGVVVLALISFIVFLVH; encoded by the coding sequence GTGAAATTTTTTGACTTAGCACAAAACAAAACGAGTGTGAAGCAGGAATTTGGAGCTGGACTTACGACGTTTTTGGCGATGATGTATATCGTGCCGGTAAATGCGATCATTATGAGCAAAACTGGTATGCCTTATGATGCACTAATTACGGCAACTGCGCTAATTACCATCTTTTCTACGGTATTAAATGGTCTTTGGGCGAACACGCCAGTTGCGATGAGCGTTGGCATGGGGCTTAATGCTTATTTTACATTTGGTCTTTGCATCGGTATGAAAGTGCCTTGGCAAACGGCTCTTGGCGTTGTTTTTCTAAGTGGCGTGATATTTGTTGTCTTGTCTTTTACAAATTTTAGAATGTGGATAATAAGATCCATCCCACTTGATCTAAGAAGAGCGATAAGCGCTGGCATAGGCACCTTTATCAGCTTTGTTGCATTTCAGCAAATGGGCTTTATCGTAAATAGCGACGCAGTTTTGGTTGGCATAGGAAATTTCAGAGATCCAAACGTGCTTCTTGGCGTTCTGGGGTTATTTTTGGTTATTTGCTTTTGGGCGTGGAAGATAAAGGGCGCGTTTATCCTAGCCGTGCTTGCTACTTCAGTGATTGCTTGGGTGCTTGGTATCGCTCCTCATCCAACAGAAATTTTCTCAACTCCAGCTTCTATCTCACCGATATTTTTAGAGCTTGATATAAAAGGTGCGCTTAGCCTAGCCTTGCTGCCAGTTGTTATCACATTTTTTGTGACCGATCTTTTTGACTCGATAGGCACACTAGCTGGTGTAGGCACAAGGGCAGGGATATTTGATGAAAACAAAAAAGATGGCGTCGTAAAACTTGAAAAAACTCTTGAAGCTGACGCTATTGCTACGGTAGCTGGCTCACTTGTAGGCGTAAGTACGACCACATCGTTTGTAGAGAGTGCTAGCGGTGTAGAAGAGGGCGGTAGAACTGGTCTAACGGCTGTATTTTGCGGACTTTTATTTATACTTACACTATTTATGTTGCCACTTTTTAAAGCGATCCCTGGTAACGCCATTTATCCGATCCTTGTAATGGTTGGCGTGCTTATGTTTGCCGAGCTTGCTAGCATAAATTTCAAAGATCCAGCCATCGCCGTTGCGACATTTTTCATAGTTGTGCTCATCCCGCTTACTTACTCGATCACAAACGGCCTTGCATTT